The Pseudosulfitobacter pseudonitzschiae genome includes a region encoding these proteins:
- the def gene encoding peptide deformylase has translation MTVRPFVPWPDKRLRTATAPVETITDEIRALWADMVETMDAMPGVGLAAPQIGVMLQVAVVDATPDRSRRILLANPMILTASDEVEAGTEASPNLPGVHAEIIRPKNVTVRFLNPQGMIDRRDFEGLEARSVQHQIDHLAGRMYFDNLGRVKRDMLIRKARKSR, from the coding sequence ATGACCGTGCGCCCGTTTGTCCCATGGCCGGACAAGCGTTTGCGCACGGCCACAGCGCCGGTCGAGACGATCACCGACGAGATTCGCGCACTGTGGGCCGATATGGTCGAGACGATGGACGCAATGCCCGGCGTCGGTCTGGCTGCACCGCAGATCGGGGTGATGCTGCAAGTGGCGGTGGTCGATGCCACACCGGACCGCAGTCGCCGTATTCTGCTGGCAAACCCGATGATCCTGACAGCGTCGGACGAGGTTGAAGCGGGCACAGAAGCCTCGCCCAATCTGCCCGGTGTCCATGCCGAGATTATCCGCCCCAAAAATGTGACTGTCCGGTTTTTGAACCCGCAGGGCATGATTGACCGCCGCGATTTCGAAGGGCTTGAGGCGCGTTCGGTGCAACACCAGATCGACCATCTGGCGGGGCGGATGTATTTTGACAATCTGGGCCGTGTGAAACGCGATATGCTGATCCGCAAGGCGCGCAAATCGCGTTAG
- a CDS encoding class I SAM-dependent methyltransferase, with amino-acid sequence MSDKATLEVYAAQAANYAAMTDHKDPQLTDFMAALGRGRILDLGCGPGRAAGRMARAGFDVVAMDAVPEMVVMAAQHSGVTAQLGTFEDINGHYDGIWANFSLLHAPRADMPRHLAAIKTALRSGGLFHIGMKLGTGAARDSIGRLYTYYPEDELTELLTQAGFVIDARAHGRDKGLDGTYANWLCLRAHG; translated from the coding sequence ATGAGCGACAAAGCCACGTTGGAAGTCTACGCGGCCCAAGCGGCAAATTACGCCGCCATGACCGACCACAAAGATCCGCAACTGACCGATTTCATGGCGGCCCTCGGACGGGGCCGCATTCTGGATCTGGGTTGCGGTCCGGGCCGCGCGGCGGGTCGAATGGCGCGGGCAGGCTTTGATGTGGTCGCAATGGACGCAGTTCCCGAAATGGTGGTAATGGCTGCACAACACAGTGGCGTGACGGCGCAACTTGGCACTTTTGAAGATATCAACGGCCATTATGATGGCATCTGGGCCAACTTCAGCCTGCTACACGCCCCACGCGCTGACATGCCCCGCCATCTGGCCGCGATCAAGACGGCTCTGCGCAGCGGCGGGCTGTTTCACATCGGCATGAAACTGGGTACCGGCGCGGCCCGCGACAGCATCGGGCGGCTCTACACCTACTATCCCGAAGACGAATTGACCGAACTTCTGACGCAGGCAGGCTTTGTCATCGACGCCCGCGCGCATGGACGTGACAAGGGGCTGGACGGCACCTATGCCAACTGGCTATGTCTGCGCGCTCATGGCTGA
- the fmt gene encoding methionyl-tRNA formyltransferase, which yields MRIIFMGTPDFSVPVLDALVDAGHEIAAVYCQPPRPAGRGKKDRPTPVHARAAALGLEVRHPVSLKAPEAQAEFAALQADVAVVVAYGLILPQAILDAPARGCLNIHASLLPRWRGAAPIHRAIMAGDADTGVCIMQMEAGLDTGPVLLREVTPIGETETTAELHDRLSALGAGAIVAALEQLDGLEPQAQPEEGVTYAHKIDKAEAALDWSRDAVDVDRQIRGLSPFPGAWFEREGVRIKVLGSRLAEGQGAAGVVLDDTLCVACGTGAVRLTRLQKAGRGAQDVTEFLRGTALPAGTQL from the coding sequence ATGCGTATTATCTTTATGGGCACGCCTGATTTTTCGGTGCCGGTGCTGGACGCGCTGGTGGATGCAGGCCACGAGATTGCAGCCGTTTATTGCCAGCCACCGCGTCCGGCGGGGCGTGGCAAAAAGGATCGGCCCACACCTGTTCACGCCCGCGCCGCCGCGTTGGGGCTGGAGGTGCGTCATCCGGTGTCGTTGAAAGCGCCCGAAGCACAGGCGGAATTTGCTGCGTTGCAGGCAGATGTGGCCGTGGTTGTCGCTTATGGATTGATCCTGCCCCAAGCCATTCTGGATGCACCGGCGCGCGGGTGCCTGAATATTCACGCAAGCCTGTTGCCACGCTGGCGCGGGGCGGCACCGATCCACCGTGCGATCATGGCGGGCGATGCTGACACCGGCGTGTGCATCATGCAGATGGAGGCAGGGTTGGATACAGGGCCGGTGCTGCTGCGCGAGGTGACGCCAATTGGCGAGACCGAGACGACGGCCGAGTTGCACGACCGGCTGAGCGCGCTGGGCGCGGGCGCCATCGTCGCGGCGCTGGAACAACTGGACGGGTTGGAACCACAGGCGCAGCCCGAGGAGGGCGTGACCTATGCCCACAAGATTGACAAGGCCGAGGCGGCGTTGGACTGGTCGCGTGATGCGGTGGACGTGGACCGCCAAATTCGCGGGCTTTCGCCGTTTCCCGGCGCGTGGTTCGAACGGGAGGGCGTGCGCATCAAGGTGTTGGGCAGCCGTCTGGCAGAGGGGCAGGGTGCTGCGGGGGTGGTGCTGGACGATACGCTGTGCGTTGCGTGTGGTACGGGCGCCGTGCGATTGACCCGCTTGCAAAAGGCAGGCCGCGGGGCGCAGGATGTCACAGAGTTCCTGCGCGGTACGGCGTTGCCCGCAGGTACGCAGCTTTAG
- the rnhA gene encoding ribonuclease HI gives MADLFAYTDGACSGNPGPGGWGALMLAMENGTVVKQRELHGGEAATTNNRMELLAAINALEALERASKITVVTDSNYVKNGITSWIFGWKKNGWKNAAKKPVANAELWQRLDQAQARHDVTWKWVKGHAGHPENERADALARAGMAPYKTKSK, from the coding sequence ATGGCTGATTTATTTGCATATACCGATGGCGCGTGCAGCGGCAATCCCGGCCCGGGCGGCTGGGGTGCCTTGATGCTGGCAATGGAAAACGGGACTGTGGTCAAGCAACGCGAATTGCACGGCGGCGAAGCTGCGACCACCAACAACCGCATGGAATTGCTGGCCGCGATCAACGCGCTCGAGGCGCTGGAGCGCGCCAGCAAGATCACCGTGGTGACCGACAGCAACTATGTCAAAAACGGCATAACGTCGTGGATCTTCGGCTGGAAAAAGAACGGCTGGAAAAATGCCGCAAAAAAGCCGGTGGCCAATGCAGAACTTTGGCAGCGACTGGATCAGGCCCAAGCCCGCCATGACGTGACATGGAAATGGGTCAAGGGCCACGCAGGCCACCCCGAAAACGAACGCGCCGATGCACTGGCGCGCGCCGGGATGGCTCCTTACAAGACCAAGTCGAAATGA
- a CDS encoding VOC family protein: MPKTTGLSHLGLAVRDLDTTTGFFVKCLGWLQIAQDLSYPSNTVSDGNLHLTLWQTQPAATSFNRRTQIDLHQLALSVPDQDSLIETAKLVAGWPGVTVDIMPQAVGDGPAQHMMFAEPGGVAMELVWDGDPSPRHRLS; encoded by the coding sequence ATGCCCAAGACCACTGGCCTTAGCCACCTCGGACTTGCTGTGCGCGATCTCGACACGACAACGGGTTTCTTTGTCAAATGTCTGGGTTGGCTGCAAATCGCCCAAGACCTGTCCTATCCAAGCAACACGGTCTCTGACGGCAATCTGCACCTGACCCTGTGGCAGACACAGCCAGCCGCCACGTCGTTCAATCGGCGCACCCAGATCGACCTGCACCAACTTGCGCTGTCCGTACCCGACCAAGACAGCCTGATCGAAACTGCAAAGCTGGTCGCAGGCTGGCCCGGTGTCACCGTCGACATCATGCCCCAAGCGGTGGGCGACGGCCCCGCACAGCATATGATGTTCGCCGAACCGGGCGGCGTCGCGATGGAACTGGTATGGGACGGAGACCCATCACCTCGCCACCGGTTGTCATGA
- a CDS encoding trimeric intracellular cation channel family protein codes for MSWLALLDFGSVLIFALTGALVASRAQMDPVGFLFIACLTAMGGGTLRDVLLDRNPVFWIAQPTYIAVACGAAIVVFFTAHLLESRLRTLVWLDSFALAIAVPAGAGVALDLGAPAPIVVLMGMITGCMGGLMRDVVVGDVPVVLKQGELYVSAAFGGALALWVTSTYVATGLPALAAGAGITWILRAGSLAFGWQLPTYRSTPPKS; via the coding sequence ATGAGCTGGCTGGCGCTTCTCGATTTCGGCTCGGTGCTGATCTTTGCGCTGACCGGCGCACTGGTTGCCAGCCGCGCCCAGATGGACCCCGTCGGCTTTCTGTTCATCGCCTGCCTGACCGCAATGGGCGGCGGCACCCTGCGTGATGTGTTGCTGGACCGCAATCCGGTGTTCTGGATTGCCCAGCCCACGTATATCGCCGTCGCCTGCGGGGCGGCCATCGTGGTGTTCTTTACCGCCCACCTGCTGGAAAGCCGCCTGCGCACGCTGGTCTGGCTGGACAGTTTTGCGCTGGCCATCGCCGTGCCTGCGGGGGCCGGTGTTGCGCTGGACCTTGGCGCGCCGGCACCCATCGTAGTCCTGATGGGCATGATCACCGGCTGCATGGGTGGCCTGATGCGGGACGTCGTAGTGGGTGACGTGCCCGTTGTACTGAAGCAGGGCGAACTTTACGTCTCGGCTGCCTTTGGCGGCGCGCTGGCGCTGTGGGTGACGTCAACCTATGTGGCAACAGGGCTGCCTGCGTTGGCCGCAGGTGCGGGTATCACATGGATCTTGCGTGCAGGATCACTCGCCTTTGGCTGGCAACTGCCAACCTATCGGTCAACCCCGCCAAAATCCTGA
- a CDS encoding DUF3429 domain-containing protein: MTTPPRAPLILGLLGLIPFVWGAATVLNADLAEWSMRTLGSRFVGPYVQLFYGAVILSFMSGVLWGFATKAEGAQAATGYALSVIPALWAFLMTGNGPVAAGLNLMAGFTGLLLLDFAFWRWGLAPVWWMPLRVLLTGIVLICLAIGVFA, translated from the coding sequence ATGACCACACCCCCCCGAGCACCGCTGATCTTGGGCCTTTTGGGCCTGATCCCCTTTGTCTGGGGCGCGGCCACTGTCCTGAATGCCGACCTTGCCGAATGGTCCATGCGCACGCTGGGGTCGCGGTTCGTCGGCCCCTATGTGCAGCTGTTCTATGGCGCTGTGATCCTGTCGTTTATGTCGGGCGTTCTTTGGGGGTTTGCCACCAAAGCCGAAGGGGCCCAAGCGGCCACTGGCTATGCACTGTCAGTGATCCCTGCACTTTGGGCGTTCCTAATGACTGGCAACGGACCTGTCGCGGCTGGGCTGAACCTGATGGCGGGCTTCACGGGGCTGCTGCTGCTTGATTTCGCCTTTTGGCGTTGGGGGCTGGCCCCTGTGTGGTGGATGCCCTTGCGGGTTCTGCTGACCGGCATCGTGCTGATATGTCTGGCCATCGGGGTCTTTGCATGA